One region of Blattabacterium cuenoti genomic DNA includes:
- the rpsJ gene encoding 30S ribosomal protein S10 — translation MGHDIKIKLKSYDYNLLDKSAERIVNSVLPTGVVLNGPVPLPTEKKIFTVLRSPHVNKKSREQFFLPTHKRLLQIHNASSKTVDALMKLELPSGVEAEIKV, via the coding sequence ATGGGTCATGATATAAAAATAAAATTAAAATCTTACGATTATAATTTGTTAGATAAATCAGCTGAAAGAATTGTAAATTCTGTATTACCTACAGGAGTAGTGTTAAACGGTCCAGTTCCTTTACCTACTGAAAAAAAAATATTTACAGTATTACGTTCTCCACATGTAAATAAAAAATCAAGAGAACAATTTTTTCTTCCTACTCATAAAAGACTTTTGCAAATTCATAATGCTTCATCTAAAACAGTAGATGCTTTAATGAAATTAGAATTACCTAGTGGAGTAGAAGCTGAAATAAAAGTATAA
- the fusA gene encoding elongation factor G, producing MEKDLKYTRNIGIAAHIDAGKTTTTERILFYTGINHKIGEVHDGAATMDWMQQEQERGITITSAATCCNWIYKNKKYQINIIDTPGHVDFTVEVERSMRILDGMVVLFSAVDGVEPQSETVWRQADKYGIPRIAFVNKMDRQGSDFFNVCSQIQKILGANSVPLQIPIGNEENFIGVVDLISNKAIIWDDQNYGMTYQEKPIPYEMVDSVNDYKNKLIETLSEYDDAIMEKFLYNNHSSISEDDIIHSLQKNTINMKIIPILCGSSFKNKGVQAILDAICRYLPSPLDGKDVVGINPISKTKETRKPSEKEPFSALAFKISSDPFVGRLAFFRVYSGKIESGSYSFNSRSGNKERISRIYQMHANKQNPIEKIGAGDIAAVVGFKDIKTGDTLCDEKYPILLENISFPEPVIGLAIEPKYKSDIDKMSLALYKLMEEDPTFQVKTDKHTGQTIISGMGELHLEVIVDRMKREFKVEINQGKPQVEYKEALTDLVEHREIYKKQTGGRGKYADILFRLEPRNDGKFGLDFINKIKGGNIPKEYIPSIEKGCIEMMKSGPLSGYEIESAKITILDGSYHSVDSDQLSFELAGKLGFKEAAKKAKPVLLEPIMKLEVIIPEENMGDVIGDLNRRRGLIQNMINKNNIKVIQSLVPLSEMFGYVTILRTLSSGRGTSVMEFSHYDIVPTNIIDNIIIKNHNKKNKK from the coding sequence ATGGAAAAAGATTTAAAATATACAAGAAATATAGGTATTGCAGCGCATATAGATGCAGGTAAAACAACTACTACAGAAAGAATTTTATTTTATACAGGTATTAATCATAAAATAGGAGAAGTCCATGATGGAGCAGCTACTATGGATTGGATGCAACAAGAACAAGAAAGAGGAATAACTATAACTTCTGCAGCTACATGTTGTAATTGGATATACAAAAATAAAAAATATCAAATTAATATCATAGATACTCCAGGTCATGTAGATTTTACAGTAGAAGTGGAACGATCTATGAGAATTTTAGATGGAATGGTTGTTTTATTTAGTGCTGTAGATGGAGTAGAACCACAATCAGAAACAGTATGGAGACAAGCCGATAAATATGGAATACCTAGAATTGCTTTTGTAAATAAAATGGATCGTCAAGGATCTGATTTTTTTAATGTTTGTTCTCAAATACAAAAAATTTTAGGTGCTAATTCAGTTCCTTTACAAATACCTATAGGTAATGAAGAAAATTTTATAGGAGTAGTAGATTTAATATCTAATAAAGCTATAATATGGGACGATCAAAATTATGGAATGACTTATCAAGAAAAACCTATTCCATATGAAATGGTGGATTCTGTTAACGATTATAAAAATAAACTTATAGAAACTTTATCTGAATATGATGATGCAATAATGGAAAAATTTTTATATAACAATCATTCTTCTATATCAGAAGATGATATTATTCATTCTTTACAAAAGAATACAATAAATATGAAAATTATTCCTATTTTATGTGGTTCTTCTTTTAAAAATAAAGGTGTACAAGCTATATTAGATGCTATATGTAGATATTTACCTTCTCCTCTTGATGGAAAAGATGTAGTTGGAATTAATCCTATTAGTAAAACAAAGGAAACAAGAAAACCTAGTGAAAAAGAACCTTTTTCTGCTTTAGCTTTTAAAATATCAAGTGATCCATTTGTAGGACGTTTAGCATTTTTTAGAGTTTATTCTGGAAAAATAGAGTCAGGTTCTTATAGTTTTAATTCAAGATCTGGTAATAAAGAAAGAATTTCTAGAATATATCAAATGCATGCTAATAAACAAAATCCAATAGAAAAAATTGGAGCTGGAGATATAGCTGCTGTAGTTGGTTTTAAAGATATTAAAACAGGAGATACTTTATGTGATGAAAAATATCCAATTTTATTAGAAAATATATCTTTTCCTGAACCTGTAATAGGATTAGCTATTGAGCCTAAATATAAATCTGATATAGATAAAATGAGTTTAGCATTATATAAATTAATGGAAGAAGATCCTACTTTTCAAGTTAAAACGGATAAACATACAGGTCAAACTATTATTTCTGGCATGGGTGAACTTCATTTAGAAGTTATTGTAGATCGTATGAAAAGAGAATTTAAAGTTGAAATTAATCAAGGAAAACCTCAAGTAGAATATAAAGAAGCTTTGACTGATTTAGTAGAACATAGAGAAATTTATAAAAAACAAACAGGTGGTAGAGGTAAATATGCTGATATATTATTTCGATTAGAACCTAGAAATGATGGAAAATTTGGATTAGATTTTATTAATAAAATAAAAGGAGGTAACATTCCTAAAGAATATATTCCATCTATAGAAAAAGGATGTATAGAAATGATGAAAAGTGGACCTTTATCTGGATATGAAATAGAAAGTGCTAAAATAACGATATTGGATGGATCATATCATTCTGTTGATTCTGATCAACTTTCTTTCGAATTAGCAGGAAAATTAGGTTTTAAAGAAGCAGCTAAAAAAGCAAAACCTGTTTTATTAGAACCTATTATGAAATTAGAGGTAATTATTCCAGAAGAAAATATGGGAGATGTAATAGGAGATTTAAATCGTAGAAGAGGATTAATTCAAAATATGATTAATAAAAATAATATTAAAGTTATTCAATCTTTAGTTCCATTATCTGAAATGTTTGGATACGTAACAATATTAAGAACACTTTCTTCTGGTAGAGGGACATCAGTTATGGAATTTTCTCATTATGATATAGTACCAACGAATATTATAGATAATATTATTATAAAAAATCATAATAAAAAAAATAAAAAATAA
- the rpsG gene encoding 30S ribosomal protein S7, protein MRKVKKKEKIYFPDPKFNDPLVTRFVNHLMKNGKKSVAYNIFYNSMKKLDLIKKSEDKSVIEIWKEGLKNVTPHVEVRSRRMGGSNIQVPVPISSNRKITKAMKLLISCASIRNEKTMANKLAYEIWDAFQEQGESVKRKENIHKMAEANKAFSHFRF, encoded by the coding sequence ATGAGAAAAGTTAAAAAAAAAGAAAAAATATATTTTCCTGATCCTAAATTTAATGATCCTCTTGTTACACGTTTTGTTAATCATTTAATGAAAAATGGTAAAAAAAGTGTAGCATATAATATTTTTTATAATTCTATGAAAAAGTTGGATTTAATAAAAAAATCAGAAGATAAATCAGTAATAGAAATATGGAAAGAAGGATTAAAAAATGTAACGCCTCATGTAGAAGTTAGAAGCCGTCGTATGGGAGGATCTAATATTCAGGTTCCAGTTCCTATTTCTTCTAATAGAAAAATAACAAAAGCAATGAAATTATTAATTTCATGTGCTTCTATAAGAAATGAAAAAACGATGGCAAATAAATTAGCTTATGAAATATGGGACGCTTTTCAAGAACAAGGAGAATCCGTAAAAAGAAAAGAAAATATTCATAAAATGGCTGAAGCTAATAAAGCATTTTCGCATTTTAGATTTTAG
- the rpsL gene encoding 30S ribosomal protein S12, which produces MPTIQQLIRKGRSSISKKRKSIALEFCPQKRGVCTRVYTTTPKKPNSAMRKVARVRFTNGREVISYITGEGHNLQEHSIVLVKGGRVKDLPGVKYKIVRGARDAAGVNGRKKSRSKYGAKINKKD; this is translated from the coding sequence ATGCCTACTATACAACAATTAATTAGAAAAGGACGTAGTTCAATTTCTAAAAAAAGAAAATCTATTGCCCTAGAATTTTGTCCTCAAAAAAGAGGAGTTTGTACTAGAGTTTATACTACAACTCCTAAAAAACCTAATTCAGCTATGCGAAAAGTAGCTCGTGTTCGTTTTACAAACGGTAGAGAAGTTATTAGTTATATAACAGGTGAAGGACATAATCTTCAAGAACATTCAATAGTATTAGTAAAAGGAGGAAGAGTAAAAGATTTACCAGGAGTAAAATATAAAATAGTTAGAGGGGCTCGTGATGCAGCTGGTGTAAATGGAAGAAAAAAAAGTAGAAGTAAATATGGAGCTAAAATAAATAAAAAAGATTAA
- the map gene encoding type I methionyl aminopeptidase, which translates to MIQLKTIDEIILIKKSAFLASKTLGMLAKEIKPGINTLYLDRLAENFIRDHGGKPAFLGLYDFPNTLCVSPNYQVVHGLPNQYPLYDGDVLSIDCGVYMNGFYGEHAYTFEVGKVSKETKKFLNCSKNSLYIGLSKCKFGNSIGDIGYSIQSYIEKNGYNVVKNLVGHGIGKKMHEEPQVPNFGKKKKGLKLKNGLVLSVEPMINKGSSEIVFHEDGWTITTLDKKISSHYEHNIAIIDGSPCLLSTFRYIYKELNIKSLEEDPFQNKKIPNY; encoded by the coding sequence TTGATACAATTAAAAACTATAGATGAAATTATTTTAATAAAAAAAAGTGCATTTTTAGCTTCTAAAACATTAGGAATGTTAGCTAAAGAAATTAAACCTGGTATTAATACTCTTTATTTAGATAGATTAGCAGAAAATTTTATTCGTGATCATGGAGGAAAACCTGCTTTTTTAGGTTTATATGATTTTCCAAATACTTTATGTGTTTCTCCAAATTATCAAGTAGTACACGGTTTACCTAATCAATATCCTTTATATGATGGAGATGTGTTATCTATAGATTGTGGAGTTTATATGAATGGATTTTATGGAGAACATGCTTATACTTTTGAAGTAGGAAAAGTTTCAAAAGAAACAAAAAAATTTCTTAATTGTTCTAAGAATTCTCTTTATATTGGTCTTTCCAAATGTAAATTTGGAAATAGTATTGGAGATATAGGTTATTCTATACAATCTTATATTGAAAAAAATGGATATAATGTGGTAAAAAATCTTGTAGGTCATGGAATTGGAAAAAAAATGCATGAAGAACCTCAAGTTCCTAATTTTGGTAAAAAAAAAAAAGGTTTAAAATTAAAGAATGGTTTAGTTCTTTCTGTAGAACCTATGATTAATAAAGGTTCTTCTGAAATAGTCTTTCATGAAGATGGATGGACTATTACTACTTTAGATAAAAAAATATCCTCTCATTATGAACATAATATAGCCATTATTGATGGATCTCCTTGTTTACTTTCTACTTTTCGTTATATTTATAAAGAACTTAATATTAAATCATTAGAAGAAGATCCTTTTCAGAATAAAAAAATTCCTAATTACTAA
- the gpmI gene encoding 2,3-bisphosphoglycerate-independent phosphoglycerate mutase yields the protein MRKVILIILDGWGISSSKYHSAIEQAKTPFIDFCYKEKPFSKLYASGSYVGLPKNQMGNSEVGHLSLGSGRKVIQSLEEIDQSIKNGSFQKKVNKIFDKIILYKKKIHFIGLLSDGGVHSHMNHLFSLIKIAYKKKIKNIFIHIFTDGRDSSPKKSISYIKKLFKITKKYVGKLSSVIGRYYSMDRDNRWERTKKAYDAMVYSKGIYTNNIINSIEKSYNNGKTDEFLSPLIIIDDKGIPISRIENGDIVFCFNFRPDRSRQITEFFIGKNFFYNERINLSHYITMTCFNSKYKKNVYSIFEKKNLSYTLGEVLEKEGKKQIRIAETEKYPHVTFFFSGGREIPFDKEIRILCESPKVSTYDLKPEMSAKKIVEKIIPELKKKESDFICLNFANPDMVGHTGKMIETIKACEYIDKCTKLCSEEAINNFYTVIIVGDHGNADYMINLDGTPNTTHSTSLVPFILLDKEIKKQNILLKKIGSLSNVAPTILQLMKLPIPTIMNSSSMIIDYKK from the coding sequence ATGAGAAAAGTAATTTTAATAATTTTAGATGGATGGGGGATTTCTTCTTCTAAATATCATTCTGCTATTGAACAAGCTAAAACTCCATTTATTGATTTTTGTTATAAAGAAAAACCTTTTAGTAAATTATATGCTTCAGGATCTTATGTTGGATTGCCTAAAAATCAAATGGGTAATTCTGAAGTAGGTCATTTAAGTTTAGGATCTGGACGAAAAGTAATACAAAGTTTAGAAGAAATAGATCAATCTATTAAAAATGGATCTTTTCAAAAAAAGGTAAACAAAATTTTTGATAAAATTATTCTTTATAAAAAAAAAATTCATTTTATTGGATTATTATCTGATGGGGGTGTTCATTCGCATATGAATCATCTTTTTTCTTTAATTAAAATAGCTTATAAAAAAAAAATAAAAAATATTTTTATCCATATTTTTACAGATGGAAGAGATTCATCTCCAAAAAAAAGTATTTCTTATATAAAAAAACTTTTTAAAATAACTAAAAAATATGTAGGAAAATTATCCTCTGTTATTGGAAGATATTATTCTATGGATCGTGATAATCGATGGGAAAGAACTAAAAAAGCATATGATGCTATGGTTTATTCTAAAGGAATTTATACTAATAATATTATTAATTCTATAGAAAAATCTTATAATAATGGTAAAACAGATGAATTTTTATCACCTTTAATAATTATTGATGATAAAGGAATTCCTATTTCTAGGATAGAAAATGGAGATATAGTATTTTGTTTTAATTTTCGTCCAGATCGTTCTAGACAAATTACGGAATTTTTTATTGGAAAAAATTTTTTTTATAACGAAAGAATAAATTTATCTCATTATATAACTATGACTTGTTTTAATTCTAAATATAAAAAAAATGTTTACTCTATTTTTGAAAAAAAAAATTTATCCTACACTTTAGGTGAAGTTTTAGAAAAAGAAGGAAAAAAACAAATACGTATTGCTGAAACAGAAAAATATCCACATGTAACTTTTTTCTTTTCTGGAGGAAGAGAAATTCCTTTTGATAAAGAAATTAGAATTTTATGTGAATCTCCTAAAGTATCTACTTATGATTTAAAACCTGAAATGAGTGCAAAAAAAATTGTAGAAAAAATTATTCCTGAATTAAAAAAAAAAGAATCTGATTTTATTTGTTTAAATTTTGCTAATCCAGATATGGTTGGTCATACTGGAAAAATGATTGAAACAATAAAGGCTTGTGAATATATCGATAAATGTACTAAATTATGTTCTGAAGAAGCTATAAATAATTTTTATACAGTTATTATTGTAGGAGATCATGGAAATGCAGATTATATGATTAATTTAGATGGAACACCTAATACTACTCATAGCACATCTTTAGTGCCTTTTATTCTTTTAGATAAAGAAATAAAAAAACAAAATATTTTATTAAAAAAAATAGGTTCATTATCAAATGTAGCTCCTACTATACTTCAATTAATGAAATTACCTATTCCTACTATTATGAATAGTAGTTCCATGATAATAGATTATAAAAAATAG
- the tsf gene encoding translation elongation factor Ts: protein MKVSIDKINELRKITGIGIMDCKVALINSNGNIEKAILILRKKGEKIAVDRSLFQMKEGAVISCVNSDYSYGTIIGLSCETDFLSKNLDFLDFLSILSKQSLLYNNKKDFLNSSYKDHNYEYENIEKMIINKMGVVGEKLELKIFEKIMAPFVMDYTHNNKIATLIGFSTKIDKNVAKNIAMHVTAMNPISIDKNGIPNSLMKKEIEIFKSQVEKEKKQENIMKKIILGKVEKFISENTLLNQKFIKNNKITVQEYLKKYNNKLKINLFKRINI, encoded by the coding sequence ATGAAAGTATCCATTGATAAAATTAATGAACTTAGAAAAATAACAGGAATTGGAATAATGGATTGTAAAGTAGCTTTAATAAATTCTAATGGAAATATAGAAAAAGCTATTTTAATATTAAGAAAAAAAGGAGAAAAAATAGCAGTAGATCGTTCATTATTTCAAATGAAAGAAGGTGCAGTTATTTCTTGTGTTAATTCTGATTATTCCTATGGAACAATCATAGGATTGAGTTGTGAAACTGATTTTCTTTCTAAAAATTTAGATTTTTTAGATTTTTTATCTATTTTATCTAAACAATCATTGTTGTATAATAATAAAAAAGATTTTTTAAATAGTTCATATAAAGATCATAATTATGAATATGAAAATATTGAAAAAATGATTATTAATAAAATGGGAGTTGTAGGAGAAAAATTAGAATTAAAAATTTTTGAAAAAATAATGGCTCCATTTGTAATGGATTATACTCATAATAATAAAATAGCAACATTAATTGGTTTTTCTACTAAAATAGATAAAAATGTTGCAAAAAATATAGCAATGCATGTTACTGCTATGAATCCTATATCTATAGATAAAAATGGAATACCTAATTCTTTAATGAAAAAAGAAATTGAAATTTTTAAAAGTCAAGTGGAAAAAGAAAAAAAACAAGAAAATATAATGAAAAAAATAATCCTGGGAAAAGTAGAAAAATTTATATCTGAAAATACTCTTCTTAATCAAAAATTTATAAAAAATAATAAGATAACAGTTCAAGAATATTTAAAAAAATATAATAATAAATTGAAAATAAATCTTTTTAAAAGAATAAATATTTAG
- the rpsB gene encoding 30S ribosomal protein S2 — protein sequence MEINTKDLLKAGVHFGHIVRKWNPNMRSFIFMKKGGIHIIDLSKTILKLKEACNALEEIVKNGKKILLVGTKAQAKEKIAFYAKSINMPCITERWLGGLLTNFTTIRKSVKKMNSIEKMKKNGTFDTLSKKERLLINRLYSKLYKNLGSISNMNQIPGGIFLVDPNKEKIAFTEAKKLKIPIFAMVDTNTDPNGIQYPIPSNDDSSKSINIILEVIIESIKNGITTKNEYEITNS from the coding sequence ATGGAAATTAATACTAAAGATTTATTGAAAGCTGGTGTACATTTTGGACATATTGTACGAAAATGGAATCCTAATATGCGTTCTTTTATTTTTATGAAAAAAGGAGGTATTCATATTATAGATTTATCAAAAACAATTTTAAAATTAAAAGAAGCTTGTAATGCTTTAGAAGAAATAGTAAAAAATGGTAAAAAAATTTTATTAGTAGGAACAAAAGCTCAAGCTAAAGAAAAAATAGCATTTTATGCTAAGAGTATTAATATGCCTTGTATTACAGAAAGATGGTTAGGAGGATTGCTTACTAATTTCACTACTATTAGAAAATCTGTAAAAAAAATGAATAGTATTGAAAAAATGAAAAAAAATGGAACATTTGATACACTTTCTAAAAAAGAAAGATTATTAATTAATAGGTTATATTCTAAATTATATAAAAATTTAGGAAGTATATCAAATATGAATCAAATACCAGGTGGTATTTTTCTAGTAGATCCAAATAAAGAAAAAATAGCTTTTACAGAAGCTAAAAAACTTAAAATACCTATTTTTGCTATGGTAGATACCAACACAGATCCAAACGGTATTCAATATCCTATTCCTTCTAATGATGATTCTTCTAAGTCTATAAACATTATTTTAGAAGTGATAATAGAATCTATTAAAAATGGTATAACAACAAAAAATGAATATGAAATTACAAATTCATGA
- the rpsI gene encoding 30S ribosomal protein S9 codes for MIHSIGRRKRSLARIYLKPGNGLITVNLKKLDQYFPKYVHQKVLYPIKILNQLDKLDINIKVFGGGFNSQGEAIRLAISRALCQLDLKNRSKLKFEGLLTRDSRKVERKKFGQKKARKKYQFSKR; via the coding sequence ATGATACATAGTATAGGTAGAAGAAAAAGATCTTTAGCTCGTATTTATTTAAAACCGGGAAATGGATTAATAACTGTTAATTTAAAAAAATTGGATCAATATTTTCCAAAATATGTTCATCAGAAAGTTTTATATCCTATTAAAATTTTAAACCAATTAGATAAATTAGATATAAATATTAAAGTTTTTGGAGGAGGGTTTAATAGTCAAGGAGAAGCCATTCGTCTTGCTATATCTCGTGCACTTTGTCAATTAGATTTAAAAAATAGAAGTAAATTAAAATTTGAAGGATTATTAACACGTGATTCTAGAAAAGTAGAAAGAAAAAAATTTGGTCAAAAAAAAGCAAGAAAAAAATATCAATTTTCAAAACGTTAA
- the rplM gene encoding 50S ribosomal protein L13 produces MDPLSFKTVFIKKDSIKKSWIIMDATDQILGRFSSKVAYLIRGKHKSFFTPHINCGDHVIVINSDNIKLTGKKWNNKIYIRHTGYPGGRKITSIKNLYKKDSRDIIYKAVKRMLPKNRLGRLIFKNLHVYKKSNHKHKAQKPNFLKLNYKNNDT; encoded by the coding sequence ATGGATCCGTTAAGTTTTAAAACTGTTTTTATTAAAAAAGATTCTATAAAAAAATCATGGATAATAATGGACGCTACTGATCAAATTTTAGGAAGATTTTCTTCTAAAGTTGCTTATCTTATAAGAGGTAAACATAAATCTTTTTTTACTCCACATATAAATTGTGGAGATCATGTTATAGTTATTAATTCTGACAATATTAAATTAACCGGAAAAAAATGGAATAATAAAATATATATTCGTCATACTGGATATCCAGGAGGAAGAAAAATTACTTCTATTAAAAATTTGTATAAAAAAGATTCAAGAGATATTATATATAAAGCAGTAAAAAGAATGTTACCTAAAAATCGTTTAGGACGTTTAATATTTAAAAATTTACATGTATATAAAAAATCAAATCATAAACATAAAGCTCAAAAACCTAATTTTTTAAAATTGAATTATAAAAATAATGATACATAG
- the dnaK gene encoding molecular chaperone DnaK, with product MSKIIGIDLGTTNSCVAVMEINDPIVIPNSEGKRTTPSIVAFVEGGERKIGDPAKRQAVTNPQKTIFSIKRFMGRMYSEVSEELKHIPYKVIKGSNNTPRVDIEKRLYAPQEISAMILQKMKKTAEDYLGVEIKKAVITVPAYFNDAQRQATKEAGEIAGLKVERIINEPTAAALAYGLDKNNQNKKIVVYDLGGGTFDVSILELGDGVFEVLSTNGDTHLGGDDFDQIIIDYLANEFKSKEGLDLRKDPMALQRLKEASEKAKIELSSSNQTEINLPYITATESGPKHLVITLTRSKFEQLSYKLIQRSIKPCSKALEDANLSTKNIDEVILVGGSTRIPKVQKEVEDFFKKKPSKGVNPDEVVAIGAAIQGGVLTGDVQNVLLLDVTPLSLGIETLGGVFTKLIEANTTIPTKKSEIFSTAADNQSAVTIRVGQGERSMFNDNKEIGRFDLVDIPPAPRGIPQIEVTFDIDANGILNVSAKDKGTGKEQFIRIETSSGLNQEEIEKMKKEAKENAKKDEKIKSEIDKLNVADNQIFQTEKQLKDYGNKLSDNNKKNIENSLEELKKAHAKKDFASIDVCMKKLNESWTNASQDIYTATKASKSEKKEKKENNNKGNENVQDVDYEEVK from the coding sequence ATGAGTAAAATTATAGGAATAGATTTAGGCACAACAAATTCTTGTGTTGCTGTTATGGAAATAAATGATCCTATTGTTATTCCAAATTCGGAAGGAAAAAGGACAACTCCATCTATAGTAGCTTTTGTAGAAGGAGGAGAAAGAAAAATAGGAGATCCAGCAAAAAGACAAGCAGTAACTAATCCACAAAAAACAATATTTTCAATTAAACGTTTCATGGGAAGAATGTATTCAGAAGTTTCTGAAGAATTAAAACATATTCCTTATAAAGTAATTAAAGGTAGTAATAACACCCCTAGAGTAGATATAGAAAAAAGATTATATGCTCCTCAAGAAATATCTGCTATGATTTTGCAAAAAATGAAAAAAACAGCTGAAGATTATTTAGGAGTAGAAATAAAAAAAGCTGTTATTACAGTTCCTGCTTATTTTAATGATGCACAAAGACAAGCCACTAAAGAAGCTGGAGAAATAGCAGGATTAAAAGTAGAAAGAATAATAAATGAACCAACAGCAGCAGCTTTAGCTTATGGATTAGATAAAAATAATCAAAATAAAAAAATAGTAGTATATGATTTAGGAGGAGGAACTTTTGATGTTTCTATTTTAGAATTAGGAGATGGAGTTTTTGAAGTTCTTTCTACAAATGGAGATACTCATTTAGGAGGAGATGATTTTGATCAAATTATTATTGATTATTTAGCTAATGAATTTAAATCTAAAGAAGGATTAGATCTAAGAAAAGATCCTATGGCTTTACAACGTTTGAAAGAAGCTTCTGAAAAAGCTAAAATTGAATTATCATCTTCTAATCAGACAGAAATTAATCTACCATATATTACAGCTACAGAATCAGGACCTAAACATTTAGTAATAACCTTAACACGTTCAAAATTTGAACAATTATCATATAAGTTAATACAACGTTCTATTAAACCTTGTTCAAAAGCTTTAGAAGATGCTAATTTATCTACAAAAAATATAGATGAAGTTATTTTAGTAGGTGGATCTACTCGTATTCCAAAAGTACAAAAAGAAGTAGAAGATTTTTTTAAAAAAAAACCTTCTAAAGGAGTTAATCCAGATGAAGTAGTAGCAATTGGAGCTGCTATACAAGGAGGAGTTTTAACCGGAGATGTACAAAATGTATTATTATTAGATGTTACTCCTTTATCTTTAGGAATAGAAACTTTAGGAGGTGTTTTTACTAAACTTATTGAAGCTAATACTACTATTCCTACTAAAAAATCTGAAATTTTTTCCACAGCAGCAGATAATCAATCTGCAGTTACTATACGTGTTGGACAAGGAGAAAGATCTATGTTTAATGACAATAAAGAAATAGGTAGATTTGATTTAGTAGATATACCACCAGCACCTAGAGGAATACCTCAAATAGAGGTTACATTTGATATAGATGCTAATGGAATTTTAAATGTTTCTGCTAAAGATAAAGGAACAGGAAAAGAACAATTTATACGTATTGAAACTTCTTCTGGATTAAATCAAGAAGAAATAGAAAAAATGAAAAAAGAAGCAAAAGAAAATGCAAAAAAAGATGAAAAAATTAAATCAGAAATAGATAAATTAAATGTAGCAGATAATCAAATATTTCAAACTGAAAAACAATTAAAAGATTATGGAAATAAATTATCTGATAATAATAAAAAAAATATAGAAAATTCTTTAGAAGAATTAAAAAAAGCGCATGCTAAAAAAGATTTTGCATCTATTGATGTATGTATGAAAAAATTAAATGAATCTTGGACTAATGCTTCTCAAGATATTTATACAGCTACTAAAGCTAGTAAATCAGAAAAAAAAGAAAAAAAAGAAAATAATAATAAAGGAAATGAAAATGTACAAGATGTAGATTATGAAGAAGTAAAATAA
- a CDS encoding phosphatidylserine decarboxylase family protein, whose protein sequence is MIHKEGISFLRYAFILILLLIFLTFFLFSKFIHYFISIFLITCYIFFILFFRNPKRNFFYKKNDKKIIISPADGKILDIQKEFENEFLKKKCIKISIFMSLFNVHINRYPISGKIIYVKYHPGKYFIAWFKKSSLKNERTTTVIETDDGKKILLRQVAGFLARRIVIYAKKNFKVKKGDEFGFIKFGSRIDVFLPLNSNILVKKGEKVVGGVTKISILHNLPFN, encoded by the coding sequence ATGATTCATAAAGAAGGAATATCTTTTTTAAGATATGCTTTTATATTAATATTATTATTGATATTTTTAACTTTTTTTTTATTTTCTAAATTTATTCATTATTTTATATCTATTTTTTTAATTACATGTTATATTTTTTTTATTTTATTTTTTAGAAATCCAAAAAGAAATTTTTTTTATAAAAAAAATGATAAAAAAATAATTATATCTCCTGCTGATGGAAAGATATTGGATATACAAAAAGAATTTGAAAATGAATTTTTAAAAAAAAAATGTATTAAAATATCTATTTTCATGTCTCTTTTTAATGTTCATATAAATAGATATCCTATATCTGGAAAAATTATTTATGTGAAGTATCATCCTGGAAAATATTTTATAGCTTGGTTTAAAAAATCTTCATTAAAAAATGAAAGAACTACTACTGTTATAGAAACAGATGATGGTAAAAAAATCTTATTAAGACAAGTAGCAGGATTTTTAGCACGTCGTATTGTTATTTATGCAAAAAAAAATTTTAAAGTAAAAAAAGGAGATGAATTTGGATTTATAAAATTTGGATCTAGAATTGATGTTTTTTTACCTTTAAATTCTAATATTTTAGTAAAAAAGGGAGAAAAAGTTGTTGGAGGAGTGACTAAAATATCTATTCTCCATAATCTCCCTTTTAATTAA